From a single Candoia aspera isolate rCanAsp1 chromosome 2, rCanAsp1.hap2, whole genome shotgun sequence genomic region:
- the LOC134492191 gene encoding butyrophilin subfamily 1 member A1-like isoform X2 has translation MFGLCPDPSQFCVLAPNCYLQYSLQRLFQKPSPAFSQQTLFSSAPVFILTFSPPDVINSGCLLCKAYVTLDPDTAHPKLVLSEDRKSMVLGNKPRITFHCCKTFDQCLFVLGHKKFKSGRYYWEVTVGNEDGWGLGVARASVRRKGIVPIDPAEGIWAMAKWGDHCTVLLPPHFPILPISWDLKRIRVSLNYTGGRLSFFDADRGILLFAFSGASFSGESLHPFFWLWGKAQLSLCH, from the exons ATGTTTGGTCTTTGTCCTGATCCCAGCCAGTTCTGTGTCTTGGCTCCCAACTGTTATTTGCAGTATAGCCTACAACGCCTCTTTCAGAAGCCAAGTCCAGCCTTCAGCCAGCAAACATTATTCTCTTCTGCACCAGTGTTCATTCTTACCTTTTCCCCCCCAGATGTGATAAACTCTGGATGCCTGCTGTGCAAAG CCTATGTGACTTTGGATCCAGACACAGCTCACCCCAAACTCGTTCTGTCCGAGGATCGGAAAAGCATGGTCCTGGGAAACAAGCCTAGGATTACGTTCCATTGCTGTAAAACATTTGACCAATGTCTTTTTGTGCTTGGGCATAAGAAATTCAAGTCAGGCAGGTACTACTGGGAAGTCACTGTAGGAAATGAGGATGGCTGGGGCCTTGGTGTTGCCAGGGCCTCTGTGAGGCGCAAAGGCATTGTCCCTATAGATCCTGCAGAAGGAATCTGGGCAATGGCAAAGTGGGGAGACCACTGTACAGTCCTCCTCCCTCCTCATTTCCCCATCCTGCCTATAAGCTGGGATCTCAAGAGGATCCGAGTATCTCTGAATTATACCGGAGGGAGGCTGTCCTTTTTTGATGCAGATAGAGGGATTCTGTTGTTTGCCTTCTCAGGAGCTTCATTTTCTGGGGAATCCCTTCACCCTTTCTTTTGGCTTTGGGGGAAAGCCCAGCTCAGTCTCTGTCATTAA
- the LOC134492191 gene encoding butyrophilin subfamily 1 member A1-like isoform X1 yields MPFPAALKWELWDLCDLSAVLQNAVKQFKDVINSGCLLCKAYVTLDPDTAHPKLVLSEDRKSMVLGNKPRITFHCCKTFDQCLFVLGHKKFKSGRYYWEVTVGNEDGWGLGVARASVRRKGIVPIDPAEGIWAMAKWGDHCTVLLPPHFPILPISWDLKRIRVSLNYTGGRLSFFDADRGILLFAFSGASFSGESLHPFFWLWGKAQLSLCH; encoded by the exons ATGCCGTTTCCAGCAGCACTGAAATGGGAACTCTGGGACCTGTGTGATTTAAGTGCCGTTTTGCAGAATGCTGTGAAACAATTTAAAG ATGTGATAAACTCTGGATGCCTGCTGTGCAAAG CCTATGTGACTTTGGATCCAGACACAGCTCACCCCAAACTCGTTCTGTCCGAGGATCGGAAAAGCATGGTCCTGGGAAACAAGCCTAGGATTACGTTCCATTGCTGTAAAACATTTGACCAATGTCTTTTTGTGCTTGGGCATAAGAAATTCAAGTCAGGCAGGTACTACTGGGAAGTCACTGTAGGAAATGAGGATGGCTGGGGCCTTGGTGTTGCCAGGGCCTCTGTGAGGCGCAAAGGCATTGTCCCTATAGATCCTGCAGAAGGAATCTGGGCAATGGCAAAGTGGGGAGACCACTGTACAGTCCTCCTCCCTCCTCATTTCCCCATCCTGCCTATAAGCTGGGATCTCAAGAGGATCCGAGTATCTCTGAATTATACCGGAGGGAGGCTGTCCTTTTTTGATGCAGATAGAGGGATTCTGTTGTTTGCCTTCTCAGGAGCTTCATTTTCTGGGGAATCCCTTCACCCTTTCTTTTGGCTTTGGGGGAAAGCCCAGCTCAGTCTCTGTCATTAA